The genomic stretch TCCGTTATAGTTCTAGCCCTTCCTACAGTTTGCACAAGTTCAGACTCTATCATATAAAATTGGATTTCCCGTAATAAATCATTGCTGCCATAAGTATTGAAGTAAAAGTTATAGTTTCCCCTTGAAACAGGCTGATACATTACCTTGCTTTCATTTAGCCTTACATCAAGACCCAAAGCACATGCAAACAGCAAATAACAATAGGGGTTAATATGGGGAGTCCCTATTACAGTGATATTTTGACCTTTCAGATTATCACGCCCCGCACTATTCCAAAATGACATACTTGGTTCACTTATATCATTAAAATAGCCACTATAAGTGATAACCTTACTATCGGGGTTATATCTATTTATTAAAGCATTTGCAATATCCATCATTTCTTTTTTATTTCTATGAATAGATAATTTACTAAACGCTCTTATAGGAACTTGCCAAATCTCTCCTTTATGTTCAACATCCCCGATATCATAAAATTTCATATTTTGACCAAAAACCATTCTATAAATCTTTTCATTGGCAGTTGCACTGAAAATAATTACCTTTTTATCAGGTAAATCTCTTTTGTTTATAAAAAGTATCTGCTCATTACCATTTCTCCCTGTCACTTTAACAAAATGACTTGAGTTTAAAAACCCCAGTATATTTGTTGTTATAAGGTCATTTTTTACAACTAATTTTTCAACTTCTTTTGCACAAAGCATAAAATAACTCGGTGTTTTTAGTACCACTCCTTCAGGTGTTTTGTTAATTAACTCAAACATAAAATCGGTTAACTTTTTTAAAGGCGAAAATTCCGGATCTAAATACACCAGTTGGCTAAGTATAACCATGTCTTGTATTGACATAGATGAAATTGGGAACATTCCATTTAGAACAATATCTTCATCTATTATTAGAGTATCATTGAAGTCCTTTTCAAAAAATATTCTTTGGTGAGTAGTTAAGATAGTTTGGTTCTCAGATTTTTTTACTCGCCTCAAGTCCTTAATATATTTTGCTATGACTTCATTTTCCTTTGCTAATTGTCTTAAATACATATTTGCTCCTTTAAAAGAGCCTGTATCATAGAGTCTATCTAACTTATTGCGTTTTTCAGGTTCAATATCAGGAAGTTGTGGCACAACATAATGGTGTACTCCTGCTTTTGTCAATCTCTCGCTTACTTCATTTTTTAATTTATGTGTAGGCACTGCTATCGTCAATTTATTATCTATACTAGCATTTATATATTCTTCAGTTTTCCCTAACCCTGCAGGTGCCTTTATAACATAAATCCCCTTTTGTGGAGAGGCAATTATTTCACTAAAAATACTGGATAATTCTTTTCTTGCCTCTTCTATACTTTTAGTTTTTCTTTTACCAACTACTTGAATTCTTCCCTTGAATAATTTTCCTTGTTCTATCATATTAATTCCATGTTTACAGTCTTTAATAAATGGACAATAACTTTCGCACCTAGAAGGAGCATATTTACCCTTAAGTATTTGATTCTTCATAACCCACCAACTATAGTTTTTCACCTTATATTCTTCACGGCTGTTTAGAATCTTATCTACTTTCGTTACTCCACCTTTTATTTTCAAAAGGTTGGACATGAGACCAAACATTTCATTGTGGCGTAACCAATACTCGCCATCTATTGCTTCCCGGTATAATCGACAATTTTTATATAGATTTTCAAAGGGGTAATCCTTTATAAGATATGTCTTAGTATTTTCCTTCTTAATATCAAAATGGGGGGCAAAGTCGTTTTCCTTTTCAAAAAAACAACCCTGCGTATTATTGTAACAAAAATAGATTACATACCCCATATGACTAAAAAGTGTACTATTATATATATTATTAATAAAGGACTTACACTTTTTAGTCATTGATACACAAACATTGCTACTATTAACTTGAGGCATATCTTTTTCATCATGAAATGTAAAAAACTTTGGATAACCATTCTCCATGTCAATTCCAACATCTCTGCAAAAATTATACATATTTCTCGATGCATTAGTACTATTTCTAATTACTGAGCATGCAGCAAATATAAGATTAGGTATTGATTCTACATATGAAAAGTTTTCATAAATAACTTCCCTTCCACCGTATATTATTCTCGAAGGATCCCTTGTTTCTGTTTTAGCCTGTGGGAAAACTTCCAACAGTGATCTAATTACCAGATTGCGAACCCTAATATCCTGAATCACCTCATCCATAACAAAAACCATTTTAAACTCATTATCCGAATTGAAAGGTGTGTAAATAAATGTAGGGAACAGATTTACCCTTTCACAAGTTTCTAACACATTCTCCAGCGAATCATTTTCTATATCAACTACAAATATCTGCTGACTTATCCAGTTCTTGTTATTCCTCTGCCCATCCTTAAAAACCGAGGGTGAATAAGTTTTTCCATTTGGTATTATTATGCTTTTGGCAAAATCCTTTATAGAAATTTCTTTGACATGACATCCAATTCGTGCTGCTATTTTTGAAATCTCTTCTTCTGTCGGCTTCTTACTAAACTTTTGAGTATCTAAACACAATTTTATTATCATTTTCATGCCTCCTTTGTTATTAAACAAAGGGGCATGCTATGTTTAGGTATTTTCGTATGTATTTTAAATGTTCTCTATTAAGATTCTATCTTTTTATTATATTAAGTCTTTTTATTGGTTTTATTGTTGCCCCTGATTTGATTTATTCATATGGTTCAAATCCTTTAATCTCATATTCATAAGGATTGCTGTGTTTATGTCTTCTCATCTTTCTTAGTGGAATAATTTCTCCAGTATATGGGTTATAAACTCCCATTTCTTCTCCTGTATACGGATTTATGTCGATAAAATCATCATCAAAGTAGGACTCTATATATGGAACTTCACACCTGTATTTTTCTGTCACTAAGGTCACCTCCCTTCTTACATTAGGAGGGTTTATTGCAATAATAACTACTATTTTTCCTCCTTTGCTTTTGAATAAAAGTCTTACATTTGTATAATGATAATGCTTTTGTCCCTTTTTTCTCTATAAATAATTAACTTAAGTTTCAATATTACTGATTGTTTTTTCCTCTGAGATTATATTGGAAGTTAGATTTTGAATATACATAATATACTCACAATATATAGAGTCAATAATTTCCATTTGATTTGATAATTTATCATATCTTTTTTTGAGAATAAGAAACTTTTTATCTTTTTTATCACTAATAACTTTTGCACAATTTTCTATATCTTGCATTCTTCTCATTATATAGAGAAGTAAATCATCAACACTTATCTTATCACGCATTCTATTACCTCCTTAAGAAATATTAGTTTCTTTTTTCATAGACAATATTTCCTCTAGAATTCATTAATATTTTTATTTTCATACTAGGTCACACCTCCTTTTAGAAAATAAAAACAGAGCAAAATGCCAGTGCTGCAAAAACACTGAATTAATTTTGCTCTGTTAGAATTCTATGATTATTAATTATTTAATTTTCTGTACCTAATCGATAAATAAATAATATATACTTTATGTATTAGATATATTACCACAATTTCTTTATAAATAGCATTACAGTTTATTTACATATCTTGTAAAGTTATTTATCAACCTATTGATAAAAGTTTTATTATCACATAGTAAATCTGTAGTATATTACGCTTAGATAATAACTTAACATTTTTTATTGTAGATTGTAAAATAGAAATGACCCCCTATCGTTAATTAAAACTGACCCACCTTATGATAAAATATCCCTCGAAAGGGGGATGTACAGAGGTGATAAGTGTGTACAAATGGCAACGTATTAAATCTATGCATACCCAGGGGGTCAGCATCCGGAAAATAGCTAAGACATTAGGCATCTCAAGGAATACCGTGAGAAAATACCTAAGAGATGCTAATCCACCCCAATTTAAAGTCAGGGAATATAAGAAACAACTGGACCAGTATCGTGAGGACATCCAGGTTATGCTAGATAAAGGATACATTGGTACGAGAATATATAATGAACTTGCTGAAAAAGGTTATACCGGTTCCCTGTCCAGTGTACATCGTTTTCTACGGGAGATAAAAAGAGATAATCAGGCTGTAAAATCAGCCACCACCCGGGTAGAGACCGGCCCAGGTGAGCAAATGCAATACGATTGGAAAGAGTGGATGTTACCCGTTGCTGGGAAAAAGATAAAAATATATGTTCATGAAGTCATTCTGTCTTGCAGCCGAAAAAAGTATTATCAATTTACTTTGAGCATAACCACAGCAGATATAATCCGGGTTCTAGCTGATTCCTTTATTTTTTTCGATGGGTATGCTAAAGAGCTGATAATGGATAATGCAAAGCAAATGGTTATTACACACCGAAAAGATGGTATTATTCGTTACAATGACGAATTTTTAAGATTTTGCGGATTATATGGCATTCAACCATCCGCCTGTGAAAATTACCGACCCAGGACTAAGGGAAAAGCGGAACGGCCTTTTTACTATATCCAAGAACACCTATTGCGAGGTCTTGATGTAGACAATTTAGATGATTTTGCCGTCAAGCTTAAAAAAATTC from Desulfolucanica intricata encodes the following:
- the istA gene encoding IS21 family transposase, with the protein product MISVYKWQRIKSMHTQGVSIRKIAKTLGISRNTVRKYLRDANPPQFKVREYKKQLDQYREDIQVMLDKGYIGTRIYNELAEKGYTGSLSSVHRFLREIKRDNQAVKSATTRVETGPGEQMQYDWKEWMLPVAGKKIKIYVHEVILSCSRKKYYQFTLSITTADIIRVLADSFIFFDGYAKELIMDNAKQMVITHRKDGIIRYNDEFLRFCGLYGIQPSACENYRPRTKGKAERPFYYIQEHLLRGLDVDNLDDFAVKLKKIQDEYNQRPHSKLGRTPEQMFQEEKPHLLKLPTIEPAMLQFKEARRVSNDGYISHDGNLYPVPMRYATKTVWIEIIYGRSMKIYDEKGTLLNKIYLCLEKQTTRPIHPEHEVINLQYRERKNGIRSTLVREFISTFGETGRIYLEGLRENTGANIYWHLTEILRYRNIYTTEKINKAMKECLKIGSYHKNSVKRLLEKNELAPLTLDYDPANLYLPDVKINRDLSCYALAESEVAN